The Brassica napus cultivar Da-Ae chromosome C7, Da-Ae, whole genome shotgun sequence genome has a segment encoding these proteins:
- the LOC106409721 gene encoding SKP1-like protein 3: protein MSKKIILESSEGKSFEVDEAVALECQTIKNMIEDDCTDGGIPLANVNSATLAKVIEYCKKHVEAAAEANAGDKDTYGANEDIELKTWDADFVKVDQPLLVDLMLAANFLIIPGLLDLTCKTVADMMRGKTVLQIREIFHIKNDYTDAEEAEVRKENAWAFE from the exons ATGTCGAAGAAGATCATCCTCGAGAGCTCCGAAGGCAAATCTTTCGAGGTCGATGAAGCCGTTGCGCTCGAGTGTCAGACGATCAAGAACATGATCGAGGACGACTGCACCGATGGCGGAATCCCTCTTGCAAACGTCAACAGTGCAACCCTCGCCAAGGTTATCGAGTACTGCAAGAAACACGTCGAAGCAGCCGCCGAAGCCAACGCCGGAGACAAAGACACCTACGGTGCTAACGAAGACATCGAGCTCAAGACTTGGGACGCCGATTTCGTCAAAGTCGACCAGCCTCTCCTCGTTGATCTCATGCTT GCTGCAAACTTTCTGATCATCCCTGGACTTCTTGACCTAACGTGCAAGACTGTGGCCGATATGATGAGAGGCAAGACTGTGCTTCAGATTCGCGAAATCTTCCACATCAAGAACGACTACACAGATGCGGAAGAAGCTGAGGTTCGCAAGGAGAATGCATGGGCCTTTGAGTGA